The following proteins are encoded in a genomic region of Musa acuminata AAA Group cultivar baxijiao chromosome BXJ2-11, Cavendish_Baxijiao_AAA, whole genome shotgun sequence:
- the LOC135627314 gene encoding GEM-like protein 1, producing MDHGKLGMQPSPPAPPQQAAPGAWVMGTPVAPYAHQAAGWVTVEHIPSPSATNNNRTGNPYVATFPVPNSSSASGNPYVNVSPVPTKSPKATILTLLGRCGKKLEDTTKKAGGAAGNFWHHLKTSPNVTDAALARLAQGTKVFAEGGNDKVFQQTFGIFPGEQLKKAYACYLSTSAGPVIGILYLSTARIAFCGDNPFCRIISSGQQEWAYYKVVVPLDQLRVVNPSANPRNPSDKYIQIVTVGNHEFWFMGFISYEKALKNLREALLIL from the exons ATGGACCACGGCAAGCTTGGAATGCAGCCCTCGCCACCGGCACCGCCGCAGCAGGCGGCACCGGGGGCCTGGGTGATGGGCACGCCGGTTGCGCCGTACGCTCATCAGGCCGCCGGATGGGTTACTGTCGAGCACATTCCGTCGCCCTCCGCGACGAACAACAACAGGACCGGCAACCCTTATGTGGCTACTTTCCCTGTTCCCAACAGTAGCAGCGCCAGTGGCAACCCTTACGTGAATGTTTCCCCTGTTCCTACCAAGA GCCCCAAAGCAACGATCCTCACACTGTTGGGCCGATGCGGGAAGAAGTTGGAAGACACCACAAAAAAGGCAGGGGGCGCTGCAGGAAATTTCTGGCACCACC TTAAAACGAGTCCTAATGTCACTGATGCAGCCTTGGCTAGGCTTGCACAAGGAACAAAAGTGTTTGCAGAAGGTGGAAATGACAAGGTTTTTCAACAAACATTTGGTATTTTTCCAGGAGAACAGCTTAAGAAGGCATATGCCTGTTATCTCTCTACTTCAGCAGGGCCTGTGATAGGAATATTGTACTTATCTACTGCTAGGATTGCATTTTGCGGTGACAATCCTTTCTGTCGCATTATCTCCAGTGGTCAACAAGAGTGGGCATACTATAAG GTTGTTGTTCCTCTGGATCAGTTGAGGGTAGTCAATCCCTCCGCAAACCCAAGGAACCCTTCAGATAAATACATCCAAATTGTCACCGTGGGCAACCATGAATTCTGGTTCATGGGATTCATTTCGTATGAGAAGGCTCTCAAGAATCTTAGGGAGGCTCTACTGATACTATAG